One Burkholderia sp. PAMC 26561 genomic window carries:
- a CDS encoding serine hydrolase domain-containing protein — protein MHSDWLTDKREKHEFDASVLADVLDNGAREPGLRSLLVVRNGSLVGERYYSGASADDLQPLNSITKSVTSMLVGQALQRGVIRGGLRATVRELLPEAVAKAPDSPAAGVTVAQILSGRAGLIYDWQARYDELMSAPDLVSMALALPADPTSPPPWIYNDPAVSLISPILSRAEGLDLADLAARDLFAPLGIERYEWARDNAGRSLSFAGLALRPRDLMKLIWVMANDGKWHGRTVIPGAWVSDSTHSHGAASWRVRHVTNIGYGYLWFTGVIHGNPVVLGWGYGGQFALWAPGLRLAVATSAVSPPSEQLAAQTGAIMARIVRLVLAAR, from the coding sequence ATGCATTCAGACTGGCTGACAGACAAACGTGAGAAGCATGAATTCGACGCCAGCGTGCTGGCCGATGTGCTGGACAACGGAGCGCGCGAACCCGGCCTTCGCAGCCTGCTCGTGGTCCGCAACGGATCGCTGGTTGGCGAACGCTATTACAGCGGCGCGTCAGCCGACGACCTCCAGCCGCTCAATTCAATTACCAAGAGCGTGACCTCCATGCTGGTCGGACAGGCGTTGCAGCGTGGCGTGATCCGAGGAGGATTGAGGGCGACGGTGCGCGAGCTTTTGCCGGAAGCGGTGGCCAAGGCGCCTGACTCACCCGCAGCCGGCGTAACCGTCGCGCAAATCCTTTCGGGGAGGGCGGGTCTCATCTACGACTGGCAAGCGCGTTACGACGAACTCATGAGCGCGCCCGATCTGGTCTCCATGGCGCTCGCTCTTCCTGCCGATCCAACATCGCCACCGCCCTGGATCTACAACGACCCGGCCGTTTCGTTGATTTCGCCGATCCTGTCGAGGGCAGAAGGCCTCGATCTCGCCGATCTCGCCGCGCGCGATCTCTTCGCCCCGCTTGGCATCGAGCGCTACGAATGGGCCCGCGACAACGCCGGCCGGTCGCTGAGCTTCGCCGGCCTGGCGCTGCGTCCGCGCGACCTGATGAAATTGATCTGGGTCATGGCCAATGACGGCAAGTGGCATGGCCGTACCGTGATTCCCGGCGCCTGGGTGAGCGACAGCACGCACTCCCATGGCGCGGCGAGCTGGCGTGTCAGGCATGTCACGAACATCGGTTATGGTTACTTGTGGTTCACCGGTGTGATCCACGGTAATCCGGTTGTACTGGGCTGGGGTTACGGCGGACAGTTTGCGCTGTGGGCGCCGGGGTTGCGGCTGGCGGTGGCGACATCGGCTGTATCGCCGCCCTCGGAACAACTGGCCGCTCAGACCGGGGCGATCATGGCGCGTATCGTCCGGCTGGTACTGGCGGCAAGGTAA
- the queF gene encoding NADPH-dependent 7-cyano-7-deazaguanine reductase QueF (Catalyzes the NADPH-dependent reduction of 7-cyano-7-deazaguanine (preQ0) to 7-aminomethyl-7-deazaguanine (preQ1) in queuosine biosynthesis), whose translation MTPEQSPLGKPVQYREQYDPSLLFPIDRASGRAAIGLTARLPFFGTDIWNGYELSWLNRKGKPQIAVATFIVPADSPNIVESKSFKLYLGSFSQTAFDSIDEVRAAIRKDVSAICGANVSVQLVAPYEFGVKLKMEEFEGLSLDRLDLDADIYTPDPSLLSASHGESPVDETLFSNLLKSNCPVTGQPDWGSVQIRYVGAPIDHAGLLRYIISYREHTGFHEQCVEKIFVDVMRECKPERLAVYARYTRRGGLDINPFRTNFNLPMPDNARLARQ comes from the coding sequence ATGACGCCAGAACAATCTCCCCTTGGTAAGCCGGTCCAGTACCGCGAACAATACGATCCTTCGCTGCTCTTTCCCATCGATCGGGCGTCAGGCCGCGCGGCGATCGGGCTGACGGCGCGACTGCCGTTTTTCGGCACGGACATCTGGAATGGCTATGAGCTTTCGTGGCTGAACCGCAAGGGCAAGCCGCAGATTGCGGTGGCGACGTTCATCGTGCCGGCGGATTCGCCGAATATCGTGGAGTCGAAGTCGTTCAAGCTGTATCTGGGATCGTTCTCGCAGACGGCTTTCGATTCCATCGATGAAGTTCGTGCCGCCATTCGCAAGGACGTTTCCGCTATTTGCGGCGCGAACGTTTCGGTTCAGCTTGTCGCGCCTTATGAGTTTGGCGTGAAGTTGAAGATGGAAGAATTCGAGGGTTTGTCGCTGGACCGGCTGGATCTGGATGCGGATATTTATACGCCCGATCCGTCGTTGTTGAGCGCATCACATGGTGAATCACCGGTCGATGAAACCTTGTTCTCAAACCTGCTGAAATCGAATTGTCCGGTCACCGGCCAGCCGGATTGGGGCAGCGTGCAGATTCGGTACGTCGGCGCGCCGATCGATCATGCCGGTTTGCTCCGGTACATCATTTCGTACCGCGAACACACGGGGTTTCACGAGCAGTGCGTCGAGAAAATCTTTGTGGATGTAATGCGCGAATGCAAGCCGGAACGCCTTGCCGTTTATGCACGATACACACGGCGCGGCGGGCTCGACATCAACCCGTTCCGGACCAACTTCAATCTGCCGATGCCGGATAACGCGCGGCTTGCGCGGCAGTAG
- a CDS encoding 5'-nucleotidase, giving the protein MAFTLDDKLVVAISSRALFDFEEENEVYESGDLREYEALQRSRLSVPAKPGIAFSLIEKLLALNVDSERRVEVVILSRSDPISGLRAFSSCKEHGLAIERGVFTRGESPFRYLEPFRASLFLSANSIDVRDAIAAGFPAATVVPRAPLTASRYPDENRIAFDGDAVLFSDEAEQVFQSRGLPAFVEHEVGKKDLALANGPLKPLLEALHKLQKLSHEATRMCIRTALVTARSAPAHERAIRTLMAWNIEIDEAMFLGGLNKGPFLAKFEPDFFFDDQIGHIESARVVTATGHVPNGIANAS; this is encoded by the coding sequence ATGGCGTTCACGCTCGATGACAAGCTGGTGGTCGCGATTTCGTCGCGAGCGTTGTTCGATTTCGAGGAAGAAAACGAGGTCTACGAATCCGGAGATCTGCGCGAATACGAAGCGCTGCAGCGTTCGCGCCTGAGCGTTCCGGCTAAACCGGGCATCGCGTTTTCATTGATCGAGAAACTGCTGGCGCTGAACGTTGACAGCGAGCGGCGCGTGGAAGTCGTGATCCTGTCGCGCAGCGATCCCATCAGCGGGTTGCGCGCGTTCAGTTCGTGCAAGGAACATGGCCTCGCAATTGAACGCGGCGTGTTCACGCGCGGCGAGTCGCCGTTTCGATATCTGGAACCGTTTCGCGCGTCGTTGTTTTTATCGGCGAATTCGATCGATGTACGCGATGCCATCGCCGCCGGCTTCCCCGCCGCGACCGTCGTTCCGCGAGCGCCGCTGACGGCAAGCCGGTATCCTGACGAGAATCGCATTGCCTTCGACGGCGACGCTGTCCTTTTCTCCGACGAAGCCGAGCAAGTGTTTCAGTCGCGGGGATTGCCCGCGTTTGTCGAGCACGAGGTCGGCAAGAAGGATCTGGCTCTGGCAAACGGTCCGTTGAAACCGTTGCTCGAAGCGCTTCACAAGCTGCAAAAACTCAGCCATGAAGCAACGCGGATGTGCATTCGCACGGCGCTCGTCACTGCGCGTTCCGCACCGGCGCACGAACGCGCGATCCGGACGCTGATGGCCTGGAACATCGAAATCGACGAAGCGATGTTCCTCGGTGGATTGAACAAAGGCCCGTTCCTGGCCAAGTTCGAACCCGACTTTTTCTTCGACGACCAAATTGGCCACATCGAATCGGCCCGCGTCGTGACAGCGACCGGACACGTACCGAATGGCATAGCGAACGCATCATGA
- a CDS encoding FkbM family methyltransferase produces MIEENNEIKLYQVESARYLLTAGQDMINSHLREGKVWESITLQISQLLLENINSPVVVDVGANLGAFSVPIGIHIKDKNGQLHAFEPQRQVFYQLCGNFFSNHLKHCFAHHMAVGDYDGSIDVPVLDLTKETNVGSLSLDPSIRLEQRMLTTQPTETEKVRIATLNSLNLPHADLIKIDVEGLELEVLKGARKWLELSGYPPILYEVWGDYMKGQVGKRNRLMSLVQKGLGYETVMFGELCIAQHPNRKTLEIKKEKDNGLSIRRIGA; encoded by the coding sequence ATGATTGAGGAAAACAACGAAATCAAGCTGTATCAAGTCGAGTCGGCGAGGTACTTGCTCACCGCCGGGCAAGACATGATCAATTCGCACCTTAGGGAGGGGAAGGTTTGGGAGTCTATAACACTGCAGATATCTCAGCTTCTTTTAGAGAATATAAACAGCCCGGTCGTTGTCGATGTTGGAGCCAATCTTGGCGCGTTTTCCGTTCCTATCGGAATACACATCAAGGATAAAAACGGCCAACTTCATGCTTTTGAACCCCAGCGCCAAGTGTTTTACCAGCTTTGTGGGAATTTTTTTTCCAATCACTTAAAACACTGTTTCGCCCACCACATGGCTGTTGGCGATTATGACGGCAGCATTGACGTACCCGTACTGGATTTAACAAAGGAAACAAATGTTGGGTCGCTGTCTCTTGATCCAAGCATTCGGCTGGAGCAAAGGATGCTTACCACGCAGCCGACCGAAACAGAGAAGGTGCGCATTGCTACACTCAATAGCCTGAACTTGCCGCACGCAGACTTGATTAAGATCGATGTGGAAGGTCTCGAGCTGGAAGTCTTAAAAGGTGCGAGAAAGTGGCTTGAGCTTTCAGGTTATCCCCCAATTCTGTACGAGGTCTGGGGCGATTATATGAAAGGGCAAGTGGGAAAGAGAAATCGATTGATGAGCCTTGTGCAGAAAGGACTTGGATACGAAACTGTCATGTTCGGCGAGCTATGCATCGCTCAGCATCCGAATCGGAAAACCCTCGAAATCAAGAAAGAGAAAGATAACGGGCTGTCTATTAGAAGAATTGGCGCTTAG
- the ilvA gene encoding threonine ammonia-lyase, biosynthetic, whose amino-acid sequence MAHPDYLKKVLTARVYDVARESELEPARNLSARLHNSVYLKREDNQPVFSFKIRGAYNKMVHLPADILARGVITASAGNHAQGVAYSATRLGCKAVIVVPVTTPQVKIDAMRAFGGPTVEIVQHGESYSDAYGHAVKLQEERALTFVHPFDDPDVIAGQGTVAMEILRQHQGPIHAIFVPIGGGGLAAGVAAYVKAVRPEIRVIGVQSIDSCAMKQSIAAGERLTLSEVGLFADGTAVKLVGEETFRICRELLDEVVTVDTDALCAAIKDVFQDTRSVLEPSGALAVAGAKLYAEREALEAKTLVAITSGANMNFDRMRFVAERAEVGEAREAVFAVTIPEERGSFRRFCELVGTRSVTEFNYRIADSNAAHIFVGVQIKTRNEAVQMANAFIEHGFATVDLSHDELSKQHIRYMVGGHSPLAQDERLLRFEFPERPGALMKFLSSMAPNWNISLFHYRNQGADTSSILVGIQVPQSDNAAFGQFLATLGYPWWDEGANPVYKLFLA is encoded by the coding sequence ATGGCACACCCTGATTACCTGAAGAAAGTCCTGACCGCGCGCGTCTACGACGTCGCCCGCGAAAGCGAACTCGAACCCGCCCGCAATCTGTCCGCGCGACTGCACAACTCGGTCTATCTGAAGCGCGAAGACAACCAGCCGGTGTTCTCGTTCAAGATTCGCGGCGCGTACAACAAGATGGTGCACCTCCCCGCCGATATTCTCGCCCGTGGCGTGATTACGGCATCGGCGGGAAATCATGCTCAAGGGGTCGCCTATTCCGCCACGCGGCTCGGCTGCAAGGCCGTGATCGTCGTGCCGGTGACCACGCCGCAAGTGAAGATCGACGCCATGCGCGCATTCGGCGGCCCGACCGTCGAAATCGTCCAGCACGGCGAGTCGTATAGCGACGCCTACGGCCACGCTGTCAAGTTGCAGGAAGAACGTGCGCTGACCTTCGTTCATCCGTTCGATGACCCCGACGTGATCGCCGGCCAGGGCACTGTCGCGATGGAAATCCTGCGCCAGCATCAAGGCCCGATCCACGCCATCTTCGTCCCCATCGGCGGCGGCGGACTGGCGGCGGGCGTCGCGGCGTACGTGAAAGCGGTGCGCCCGGAGATCCGCGTGATCGGCGTGCAGTCCATCGATTCATGCGCGATGAAGCAATCCATCGCCGCCGGCGAACGCCTCACGCTCAGCGAAGTCGGCCTGTTCGCGGACGGCACGGCGGTAAAACTCGTCGGCGAGGAAACGTTCCGGATCTGCCGCGAACTGCTGGACGAAGTCGTCACGGTAGACACCGACGCACTCTGCGCCGCCATCAAGGACGTCTTCCAGGACACACGCAGCGTGCTGGAACCTTCGGGCGCGCTGGCAGTTGCGGGCGCGAAGCTCTACGCCGAGCGCGAAGCGCTGGAAGCGAAGACGCTCGTCGCCATCACGTCCGGCGCGAACATGAATTTCGACCGCATGCGGTTTGTCGCGGAACGGGCGGAAGTCGGCGAAGCGCGCGAAGCCGTGTTCGCCGTGACGATCCCCGAAGAGCGCGGCAGTTTCCGGCGCTTCTGCGAACTGGTCGGCACGCGCAGCGTGACCGAGTTCAACTACCGGATCGCGGATTCGAACGCCGCGCACATCTTTGTCGGCGTGCAGATCAAGACGCGCAACGAAGCCGTGCAGATGGCGAATGCGTTTATCGAACATGGGTTTGCCACGGTCGATCTCAGCCATGACGAACTCTCCAAGCAACATATCCGCTACATGGTCGGCGGCCATTCGCCGCTCGCGCAGGACGAACGCCTGCTGCGATTCGAATTCCCCGAGCGTCCGGGCGCGCTGATGAAATTCCTTTCATCGATGGCGCCGAACTGGAATATCAGCCTGTTCCATTACCGCAACCAAGGCGCGGACACGAGCTCGATCCTGGTCGGTATCCAGGTTCCTCAATCCGATAACGCCGCGTTCGGGCAATTCCTCGCGACGCTGGGTTACCCGTGGTGGGATGAAGGCGCGAACCCGGTCTACAAGCTGTTCCTGGCCTGA
- a CDS encoding MurR/RpiR family transcriptional regulator has translation MNVSSEPPAFDIVARIAERAPELRTAERKVAALILDDLTGASRASIGALAKKAAVSIATVTRFAKAVGCEDVRELKLRLAQAAAVGQRFLRGGGDRSSDDALPDSLASRIFDDIQTTLAHNRGALQAAPIAAAADALAGAQMIYVFGMGGGSTALADEMRFRLVRLGRPVASYQDGLLQRMVAATLSKDHVVVALSVTGRTPEMVESCRVAREYGARVIALTAPVSPLAQLADWLIPVIANETDFIYKPSTSRYAMLMALDLLVTELAVKQGETSRELLRRMKHALDAYRGGGDERQPSGEPFGEPSGEYFREPLGD, from the coding sequence ATGAACGTGTCGTCCGAACCGCCAGCTTTCGATATCGTCGCCCGGATCGCCGAGCGTGCGCCCGAATTGCGCACGGCGGAGCGCAAGGTCGCAGCACTCATTCTCGACGATCTGACCGGTGCATCGCGCGCGAGCATCGGCGCGCTGGCAAAAAAAGCGGCGGTCAGCATTGCGACCGTGACGCGGTTTGCGAAAGCAGTCGGCTGCGAGGATGTGCGCGAACTGAAGCTGCGGCTGGCGCAAGCGGCGGCCGTCGGGCAGCGGTTCTTGCGCGGCGGTGGTGATCGCAGCAGTGACGACGCGCTCCCCGATTCCCTCGCTTCCCGCATTTTCGACGATATCCAGACTACGCTCGCCCACAATCGCGGCGCATTGCAGGCGGCGCCGATTGCCGCCGCCGCCGATGCCCTCGCTGGCGCCCAGATGATCTACGTCTTCGGCATGGGCGGCGGGTCGACCGCGCTTGCCGATGAAATGCGCTTTCGCCTCGTGCGCCTCGGCCGCCCGGTGGCGTCGTATCAGGATGGTTTGCTGCAGCGGATGGTTGCCGCGACGCTCTCCAAAGATCACGTGGTCGTGGCGTTGTCGGTGACGGGACGCACGCCCGAGATGGTCGAGAGTTGCCGCGTCGCGCGGGAATACGGCGCTCGGGTGATTGCACTGACCGCGCCGGTTTCGCCGCTCGCGCAACTGGCCGACTGGCTGATCCCGGTCATCGCGAACGAAACGGACTTCATCTACAAGCCGTCGACATCCCGATACGCCATGTTGATGGCGCTCGACCTGCTCGTTACCGAACTTGCCGTGAAGCAGGGCGAAACCAGCCGCGAGCTTTTGCGGCGCATGAAACACGCGCTCGACGCGTATCGCGGCGGTGGTGATGAACGGCAGCCGTCCGGCGAGCCATTCGGCGAGCCTTCCGGCGAGTACTTCCGCGAGCCCTTAGGAGACTGA
- a CDS encoding N-acyl-D-amino-acid deacylase family protein, which yields MALDSQTHAHTLIKGARVIDGTGAPAVQRDVAVKDGQIVAIGALDQWTADNVVEAEGRVLAPGFIDVHTHDDTHVIRSPQMLPKISQGVTTVIVGNCGISASPVTLKGAPPDPMNLLGAQADFQYPTFAAYIDAVNVARPAVNVGALIGHTALRNNHMDRLDRGASPAEIDGMRAQLEEALAHGALGLSSGLAYGSAFNAPPEEVMALAEPLAHAGALYTTHMRTEFDAILDAMEEAYQVGKHARVPVVISHLKCAGPSNWGRSTEVLKSLDTTREGQPVGCDCYPYNRSSSTLDVKQVTGDIDITITWSTPHPEMAGKLISEVAAEWQVTQQEAGKRLQPAGAVYHNMSEDDVRRILSHPATMVGSDGLPNDPLPHPRLWGAFPRVLGHYARDTSLLPLEEAVRKMTGLSARRFGLAGRGLVKVGYHADLVLFDADQVRDTATFAEPRQTADGIDAVWVNGVLSYLDGGVTGQRAGQFVARGEGSKLDALGHF from the coding sequence ATGGCATTGGATTCACAAACACACGCCCATACGCTGATCAAGGGCGCACGGGTTATCGATGGAACCGGCGCGCCCGCGGTTCAGCGTGACGTGGCGGTAAAGGACGGGCAGATCGTGGCGATCGGCGCGCTCGATCAATGGACGGCCGACAACGTGGTGGAGGCAGAAGGGCGGGTGCTGGCGCCGGGTTTCATCGACGTTCATACGCACGACGATACCCACGTCATCCGCTCGCCGCAGATGCTGCCGAAGATCTCGCAAGGCGTGACGACGGTGATCGTCGGCAATTGCGGGATCAGCGCGTCGCCGGTGACGCTCAAAGGCGCTCCGCCCGATCCGATGAACTTGCTGGGCGCGCAAGCCGATTTTCAGTACCCGACATTCGCGGCGTATATCGATGCCGTGAACGTTGCGCGTCCGGCCGTGAACGTGGGCGCGTTGATCGGGCACACGGCGCTGCGCAATAACCATATGGACCGGCTGGATCGCGGGGCTTCGCCGGCGGAAATCGACGGCATGCGCGCCCAGCTCGAAGAAGCGTTGGCGCACGGCGCGCTTGGACTGAGCAGCGGTCTTGCCTATGGCTCGGCATTCAATGCGCCGCCGGAAGAAGTAATGGCGCTGGCCGAGCCGCTGGCGCATGCCGGCGCGCTGTACACCACGCACATGCGCACCGAATTCGATGCGATTCTCGACGCGATGGAAGAGGCCTATCAGGTCGGCAAGCATGCGCGCGTTCCGGTCGTGATCTCGCATTTGAAGTGTGCGGGGCCGTCGAACTGGGGCCGCAGCACGGAGGTGTTGAAGTCGCTCGACACGACCCGCGAAGGCCAACCGGTGGGATGCGATTGTTATCCGTACAACCGTAGTTCATCGACGCTCGATGTGAAACAGGTGACCGGCGATATCGACATCACGATCACGTGGTCCACGCCGCATCCCGAGATGGCCGGCAAGCTGATTTCCGAGGTCGCGGCCGAATGGCAAGTCACACAACAGGAGGCGGGCAAGCGCCTGCAGCCGGCGGGCGCCGTGTATCACAACATGTCGGAAGACGACGTGCGGCGGATCTTGTCGCACCCGGCGACGATGGTCGGCTCCGATGGCTTGCCGAATGACCCGCTGCCGCATCCGCGTTTGTGGGGCGCGTTTCCGCGCGTGCTCGGGCACTATGCGCGCGACACGTCGCTCCTGCCTCTTGAGGAGGCGGTGCGCAAGATGACGGGGTTATCGGCACGGCGGTTCGGGCTGGCCGGGCGCGGTCTCGTGAAAGTGGGCTATCACGCGGACCTCGTTCTTTTCGATGCCGATCAAGTCCGCGATACCGCGACGTTCGCCGAGCCGAGGCAGACGGCGGATGGCATCGATGCAGTCTGGGTGAACGGCGTGCTGTCGTATCTGGACGGAGGGGTGACAGGACAACGGGCGGGACAGTTTGTGGCGCGTGGCGAGGGTTCGAAACTCGACGCGCTTGGGCATTTCTAA
- a CDS encoding fimbrial protein: MRSSQFSRLIQRAIVLLLLLVTVKAFARYTDCTAPLPLTVNLPSVSVPSSLPVGQPIPGAKASFAIPVTCSYTFPGGSRWHISSVSATIALVSGFSDVYTFSGMGAGVGFRMRGADGSILALVIHGTSLNAFDVGPANNGSNLLQGSFELVRTAKLMTPGSFSFSMVASVNDQEFANKTDTNSNMKFGYTMNPVTVAACTVTQTDIAVTLPTIPTSALSSVGATAGSQLFAINLQCEEDAKPQISIADVVTPSNQSTELSLAPDSTATGVAVQILSGSSLVRYSPSSLFYTTSNVPLTNTISFGTFSGTAHIPFNARYVRVAGTLKAGTVRALATFTFSYQ; this comes from the coding sequence ATGCGTTCGAGTCAATTCAGTCGTCTCATTCAAAGAGCTATAGTTTTATTGCTTCTATTAGTGACGGTCAAAGCCTTCGCCCGCTACACCGATTGCACTGCGCCGCTCCCGCTAACCGTAAATTTACCGTCGGTGTCTGTGCCCAGCAGTCTTCCGGTAGGACAGCCGATTCCTGGTGCAAAGGCAAGCTTCGCAATTCCCGTTACCTGCTCATATACCTTTCCAGGCGGCTCGCGTTGGCATATCAGCAGCGTGTCGGCCACGATCGCGCTGGTTTCAGGCTTTTCCGACGTCTATACGTTTAGCGGGATGGGAGCCGGCGTAGGGTTTCGCATGAGAGGAGCCGATGGATCGATCCTCGCGCTAGTCATCCATGGGACTTCATTAAATGCGTTCGACGTGGGGCCGGCGAACAATGGCAGTAATCTGCTTCAAGGATCATTCGAATTGGTGAGAACTGCGAAATTGATGACTCCCGGATCGTTTAGTTTTTCGATGGTCGCAAGTGTCAATGATCAGGAATTTGCAAACAAGACCGACACGAACAGCAATATGAAATTCGGATATACGATGAATCCCGTTACTGTAGCGGCATGCACCGTTACACAAACAGACATTGCGGTGACATTGCCTACAATTCCTACTTCAGCGCTTTCGTCTGTTGGCGCCACAGCCGGATCGCAATTGTTCGCAATAAACCTGCAATGCGAGGAGGACGCCAAGCCGCAAATCAGTATCGCTGACGTGGTAACCCCGTCGAATCAATCTACCGAACTCAGTCTTGCTCCAGATTCAACCGCAACCGGGGTTGCGGTGCAGATTCTTAGCGGTTCGTCATTGGTGCGGTATAGCCCCTCGTCTCTTTTCTACACCACGAGTAATGTTCCACTTACTAACACGATAAGTTTTGGAACATTTTCTGGAACCGCTCATATCCCGTTCAATGCACGTTACGTGCGCGTCGCCGGAACGCTAAAAGCAGGAACGGTCCGGGCGCTCGCAACATTCACTTTTTCCTATCAATAG
- a CDS encoding RidA family protein, giving the protein MKRYGVEGGKGQGGAVMPFSRAVEADGWLFVSGQTPMENGEVIEGGIVAQSHKAIQNVFAILKEAGYGAEHVVRCGVWLDDPRDFASFNKVFKEYFGEHPPARACVVSSMVIDCKVEVDCVAYKKAVE; this is encoded by the coding sequence ATGAAACGATATGGTGTGGAAGGCGGTAAAGGACAAGGCGGTGCGGTGATGCCGTTCTCGCGTGCAGTTGAAGCGGACGGATGGCTGTTCGTATCAGGCCAGACGCCGATGGAAAACGGCGAAGTGATCGAAGGCGGGATCGTTGCTCAATCGCACAAGGCGATTCAGAATGTATTCGCGATCTTGAAAGAAGCCGGATATGGCGCAGAGCATGTCGTTCGTTGCGGCGTCTGGCTCGATGACCCGCGGGATTTCGCGTCGTTCAACAAGGTGTTCAAGGAGTATTTTGGTGAGCATCCGCCGGCGCGCGCTTGCGTGGTTTCGTCGATGGTGATCGACTGCAAGGTCGAAGTGGATTGTGTGGCTTATAAGAAGGCGGTCGAATAA